One genomic region from Pseudoduganella lutea encodes:
- a CDS encoding glycosyltransferase → MTLKILQFVPESLPTFRADVATLFGKYMPRHGVVCDIVGKPSREPEAVQGFARARRPQWRGSRAQRELQYVLLCVRAMLSASREEHAAVQVRDMVTIGLLGLAVSRWKKIPFYYWVSYLMCEGRIENARASLARRKSLRNHLVLLKGKVERVLLYKVVLPAADHVFVQSDAMLGYMEAKGVPAHRMTSVPMGVDMETLRNRVICPSRLPGWEGVPVVGYLGTLDGARNLERVVDAMCIVRKTLPAARLLLIGNSPLPDDETRLLAYAAGKGLDGEAIRITGWLPSTEAWQLLAASDVAVSYIPRGQLYDVSSPTKLLEYLALGIPAVGNDTPDQDYVLQRSQAGWLTASTPEAMAEALLAILGDPSAARARAAVGPAFIEQERSYQVLAEKVAGRYQQLQER, encoded by the coding sequence ATGACTTTGAAGATTCTTCAGTTCGTTCCCGAGTCCCTTCCGACTTTCCGTGCCGACGTGGCAACGCTTTTTGGCAAGTACATGCCCCGCCATGGGGTCGTCTGCGACATCGTTGGCAAGCCTTCCCGTGAACCCGAAGCCGTCCAGGGGTTTGCAAGGGCGCGGCGGCCGCAGTGGCGCGGCAGCCGCGCACAGCGGGAATTGCAGTATGTTTTGCTGTGCGTGCGCGCCATGCTGAGTGCCAGTCGTGAAGAGCATGCGGCGGTCCAGGTGCGCGACATGGTAACGATCGGCCTGCTCGGGCTGGCAGTTTCCCGCTGGAAGAAAATCCCTTTTTATTACTGGGTATCCTATCTGATGTGCGAGGGCCGGATCGAAAACGCCCGGGCCAGTCTGGCAAGGCGGAAGTCACTGCGCAATCACCTCGTCTTGTTGAAAGGCAAAGTAGAGCGAGTACTGCTGTACAAGGTCGTGCTGCCCGCTGCCGACCACGTATTCGTACAAAGCGATGCCATGCTGGGCTACATGGAAGCGAAAGGCGTTCCGGCGCATCGCATGACGTCGGTTCCCATGGGGGTCGACATGGAGACGCTGCGCAACCGTGTCATCTGTCCCTCCAGGTTGCCGGGCTGGGAAGGCGTGCCGGTCGTCGGCTATCTGGGGACACTGGACGGAGCGCGCAATCTGGAACGCGTAGTCGATGCCATGTGCATCGTGCGCAAGACATTGCCGGCCGCGCGCCTGCTTCTGATCGGAAATTCGCCGCTGCCGGACGACGAGACGAGGCTGTTGGCGTACGCAGCCGGGAAGGGCCTGGATGGCGAGGCCATCCGGATTACCGGCTGGTTGCCATCGACGGAGGCCTGGCAACTGTTGGCGGCATCCGATGTCGCGGTTTCCTATATACCGCGCGGCCAGCTGTACGATGTCAGCTCGCCGACAAAATTACTGGAATACCTGGCGCTTGGCATACCGGCGGTTGGCAATGACACGCCGGACCAGGACTATGTGCTCCAGCGCAGCCAGGCCGGCTGGCTCACGGCAAGCACGCCGGAAGCGATGGCCGAGGCATTGCTGGCGATTCTCGGCGACCCGTCGGCGGCGCGTGCCCGTGCTGCCGTAGGACCGGCGTTCATCGAGCAGGAGCGCAGTTACCAGGTCCTTGCCGAGAAAGTAGCCGGCCGCTACCAGCAGTTGCAAGAGCGCTAG
- a CDS encoding CapA family protein, translating to MNLLFAGDLAWPDTDIIDLSALGDLTAHGPLLVNLEGGIIDGPAEQSAVANEYKFNLFSHASVVDVLKRLNVVACGLANNHVSDYVGAVDISKTLLAQQDIAVCGTRDVPWCEFTVGDTQFVVFAACSRLPEPRVDSTADHALIFEPAAALATLRSLRARFPQATLVAFMHWGYELARYPQPADREWAREAVDAGVNLVIGHHPHIVQGVEQYKAGVIAYSLGNFLLPQVPYRGRKLHYKTPAVCEQLILEAAPSGLRAHWLQYDPASQTVTYDHSGPVLDDDRIRQRTPFAGMTDSEYRSWFSKEGRFGTEGKLPGTVFWGYRGWRGAESTLKLAYLSARRSVRKLAISTGVHKPYNW from the coding sequence ATGAATCTGCTTTTCGCCGGCGACCTTGCCTGGCCCGATACCGACATCATCGATCTCTCCGCTCTCGGCGACTTGACCGCCCATGGCCCCCTGCTCGTCAACCTGGAAGGTGGCATCATCGATGGCCCGGCCGAACAGAGCGCGGTTGCCAACGAATACAAGTTCAACCTGTTCTCGCATGCGTCGGTGGTCGACGTGCTGAAGCGCCTGAACGTGGTGGCGTGCGGATTGGCCAACAATCACGTGTCCGACTATGTCGGCGCTGTCGATATCAGCAAGACGCTGCTGGCGCAACAGGACATCGCAGTCTGCGGCACGCGCGATGTGCCCTGGTGCGAGTTCACGGTTGGCGACACGCAGTTCGTCGTGTTCGCCGCATGCTCGCGCTTGCCAGAGCCACGCGTGGACAGCACGGCCGATCATGCCTTGATCTTCGAGCCAGCCGCGGCACTGGCGACGCTGCGCAGCCTGCGCGCCCGCTTCCCGCAGGCGACACTGGTGGCCTTCATGCATTGGGGTTACGAATTGGCCCGCTACCCTCAGCCTGCCGACCGCGAATGGGCCCGCGAGGCGGTCGACGCCGGCGTCAACCTCGTCATTGGGCACCACCCGCACATCGTGCAGGGGGTGGAGCAATACAAGGCCGGCGTGATCGCCTACTCACTGGGCAATTTCCTGTTGCCGCAGGTTCCGTATCGCGGCCGCAAGCTGCACTACAAGACACCTGCCGTCTGCGAACAGCTGATCCTGGAAGCCGCGCCAAGTGGCTTGCGCGCGCACTGGCTGCAATACGATCCCGCGTCGCAAACGGTCACCTATGACCACAGCGGCCCGGTACTGGACGATGACCGCATACGCCAGCGCACGCCATTCGCCGGCATGACAGACAGCGAATATCGCAGCTGGTTTTCCAAGGAAGGCCGCTTTGGAACCGAGGGCAAGCTGCCCGGTACCGTGTTCTGGGGCTACCGGGGCTGGCGTGGCGCGGAGTCGACGCTCAAACTGGCTTACCTTTCGGCGCGCCGCTCGGTGCGCAAGCTGGCCATCAGCACGGGCGTGCACAAGCCCTACAACTGGTAG
- a CDS encoding DUF1800 domain-containing protein: MMAVRGIPTATTAAAIGSEASLSYSTGLTLADASRFLSQATMGPSMYDIDQLASKGYEKWLNEQFSMKQVLHREHVTAAMASMPLGSLGSEDQFFESFWKQTARGTDQLRQRVAFGLSQIFVVSFQDESLPSNGRSVASFYDVLGKHAFGNFRDLLQDVSTHPAMAIYLTFLRNKKESETRVPDENFARELMQLMTIGPYHLNQDGTIKQVNGKPVETYTHEDVAGLAKVFTGWSWSGPDKSDARFYGSVAHPNRDWKPLQNYPNFHSTSTKQVLGTSLPNGSAEEELDAALDRLFNHPNVGPFIGRQLIQRLVTSNPSPAYVSRVAAAFNNNGAGVRGDMKAVIRAILMDREARQVPTSQYAGRLREPVLRLSHWMRAFYASSTSGKYRMWHMDDALEGLAQTPMRAASVFNFYRPEYVPPQTDLADAGMVSPEMQITTESSVVGYLNVMQSIVQVGTGKNRDILPHYDRELELVGRPDALVERLNITMLHGQMSEALRQQLLEAINSINLLPPTANAVAADFQRKHRLYVAVFLTMASPEYLVQK, encoded by the coding sequence ATGATGGCAGTGCGCGGGATTCCTACAGCCACAACTGCTGCTGCGATTGGTTCTGAAGCGAGCTTGTCCTACAGTACCGGGCTGACGCTTGCGGATGCATCACGGTTCTTGTCGCAGGCCACGATGGGGCCGAGCATGTACGATATCGACCAGTTGGCCAGCAAGGGCTACGAAAAATGGCTGAATGAACAATTTTCGATGAAACAGGTGTTGCATCGTGAGCACGTTACTGCGGCTATGGCAAGTATGCCGTTGGGTAGCCTGGGTAGTGAAGACCAATTCTTTGAGTCTTTCTGGAAACAAACCGCTCGTGGGACTGACCAGCTACGTCAACGCGTTGCTTTCGGTCTGTCGCAGATTTTTGTCGTATCGTTCCAAGATGAATCATTGCCAAGCAATGGCCGCAGTGTAGCCAGTTTTTATGATGTACTTGGCAAGCATGCCTTTGGCAATTTCCGCGACCTGCTTCAGGACGTGTCCACCCATCCCGCGATGGCGATCTATCTCACGTTCCTGCGTAACAAAAAGGAATCAGAGACTCGCGTACCTGACGAAAATTTCGCCAGGGAACTTATGCAGTTGATGACGATCGGACCCTATCACCTGAACCAGGACGGCACGATCAAGCAGGTGAACGGGAAACCCGTCGAAACGTACACGCACGAAGATGTGGCTGGTCTTGCAAAGGTATTCACTGGCTGGAGCTGGAGTGGGCCTGACAAGAGCGACGCACGTTTCTACGGTTCCGTTGCCCACCCAAACCGCGACTGGAAGCCTCTGCAAAACTACCCGAATTTCCATTCCACCTCGACAAAGCAAGTACTGGGTACCAGCCTGCCCAATGGGTCGGCGGAAGAGGAGCTCGATGCTGCATTGGATCGCCTCTTCAACCATCCGAACGTCGGTCCGTTCATTGGCCGGCAACTCATCCAGCGCCTGGTTACCAGCAACCCCAGCCCCGCCTATGTCAGCCGCGTGGCAGCCGCTTTCAACAACAACGGGGCGGGTGTTCGCGGCGATATGAAAGCTGTCATTCGCGCCATTCTCATGGATCGTGAAGCACGACAGGTGCCGACTTCACAGTATGCTGGCAGGCTCCGCGAACCGGTGCTGCGCCTGTCGCACTGGATGCGCGCCTTCTATGCTTCATCAACGTCCGGGAAGTACCGCATGTGGCATATGGACGACGCATTGGAAGGTCTCGCGCAGACGCCAATGCGCGCGGCTTCTGTGTTCAATTTCTATCGCCCTGAATACGTACCACCGCAAACCGATCTGGCCGATGCTGGCATGGTGTCTCCGGAAATGCAGATCACGACGGAATCTTCGGTCGTCGGCTACTTGAATGTGATGCAGAGCATCGTCCAAGTCGGTACCGGAAAGAACCGCGATATCTTGCCCCATTATGACCGGGAGCTCGAGTTGGTTGGGCGTCCGGACGCTTTGGTGGAACGGTTGAATATTACGATGCTGCATGGACAAATGTCCGAAGCGTTACGGCAGCAACTGCTGGAAGCAATCAATTCCATCAATCTTTTGCCTCCTACAGCGAACGCCGTAGCGGCTGATTTTCAGCGCAAACATCGGCTCTATGTCGCGGTATTCCTGACGATGGCATCGCCGGAATACCTGGTGCAAAAATAA
- a CDS encoding glycosyltransferase family 4 protein — protein sequence MKILFCGPIPLAGATPHGGYEACNRRTIDALRASGVDVSEQYYPQPKGGALAKLRGYVNGFASLLRQIPANDGDVYHLTGLYKHFILAEWLLLRKARRQRLKVIYDVRAGSMYKHYKRLGPMYRWLFRRALRAADLVMVEGTDYDPFVREVTGRPSFYLPNHIPVSAMPQRTAGSVSTLELVYIGRVNVEKGVETALQTYLALKASGIDCSLTVAGPGSPELVARLQQQYPGAHWPGPIPSDQVLALLGRSHIFLFPTRHPGEGHSNALTEAMAMGCVPVATDNGFNKSVIGTAGIVLPFDAPARDYADAIASLWANGRWEQLSAAAAERTRQHFSTEKAVARLASAYTNLLDVRP from the coding sequence ATGAAGATTCTGTTTTGCGGCCCCATCCCGCTGGCCGGCGCCACACCTCACGGTGGCTATGAAGCCTGCAACCGGCGCACCATTGACGCCCTGCGCGCAAGCGGCGTGGATGTCAGCGAGCAATATTACCCGCAGCCGAAAGGTGGTGCGCTGGCCAAGTTGCGCGGCTACGTGAATGGTTTCGCCAGCCTGCTGCGCCAGATTCCAGCCAATGATGGCGACGTTTATCATCTGACCGGCCTGTACAAGCACTTCATCCTGGCCGAGTGGCTGCTGTTGCGCAAGGCGCGCCGCCAGCGGCTGAAAGTGATCTACGACGTGCGCGCGGGCTCGATGTACAAGCACTATAAGCGGCTCGGCCCCATGTATCGCTGGCTGTTCCGCCGCGCGCTGCGCGCCGCCGACCTCGTCATGGTGGAAGGAACCGATTATGACCCGTTCGTGCGTGAAGTCACCGGCCGGCCGTCCTTCTATCTGCCGAACCACATTCCCGTGTCAGCGATGCCGCAGCGCACCGCCGGTTCTGTTAGCACGCTTGAGCTCGTCTACATTGGCCGGGTCAACGTGGAAAAAGGCGTCGAGACGGCATTGCAGACCTATCTGGCGCTTAAAGCGTCGGGCATCGACTGCAGCCTGACGGTCGCCGGCCCTGGTAGCCCGGAACTCGTCGCGCGCCTGCAGCAGCAGTATCCTGGCGCCCACTGGCCTGGCCCCATACCGTCCGACCAGGTGCTCGCGCTGCTTGGCCGCTCGCACATCTTTCTCTTCCCGACGCGCCACCCGGGCGAGGGACACTCGAATGCATTGACGGAAGCAATGGCGATGGGTTGCGTGCCCGTCGCGACCGACAATGGTTTCAACAAATCGGTGATCGGAACAGCAGGCATCGTGCTGCCGTTCGATGCGCCAGCGCGTGACTACGCGGATGCGATCGCGTCACTATGGGCGAACGGACGCTGGGAGCAGCTGTCCGCTGCGGCCGCGGAACGTACCCGGCAACACTTCTCCACGGAAAAGGCGGTCGCCAGGCTGGCGTCTGCGTACACGAACCTTTTGGATGTCCGACCATGA
- a CDS encoding DUF1501 domain-containing protein: MTHQHFSRRDFLRSIASATGVAAAPLALNLAAAGTAAAAGASDYKALICLYMMGGNDHYNTFLATDRTSWTEYERLRDTNDAQSIALPKDGSFGGVLPVGTATVQPGRTFAFHPQLAGLRQLYNSGRAAVVSNVGTLVQPTTREQYLANSVPLPPKLFSHNDQQAVWLSDRAEGSTVGWGGRMADLINSANGNSSFTCISAAGNTVFLSGRQMQQFQIAPAGAVPIEGISGRVLGANFQLRSLIAGSHTNKLEAAHASVVSRSIDLQAQLASAMVAAGPGGVPNPKGYVNPMTGTAAVNPLASQLQIVARMIAAREALGMKRQVFFVSMGGFDTHDGQSRRHAALMARLDHALSYFDTTMANLMGANVRQQVTLFTASDFGRTLTSNGDGTDHGWGSHHFVAGGAVRGSDIYGDFPTIGLGHANDIGQGALLPSVAVDQYGATLGRWLGLSDSELIDVFPSLVNFSQRDLGFMR, translated from the coding sequence ATGACACATCAACATTTTTCGCGCAGGGATTTCCTGAGAAGCATCGCATCCGCAACTGGTGTGGCTGCCGCACCGCTGGCACTGAATCTGGCGGCCGCTGGCACGGCAGCCGCTGCCGGGGCGAGCGACTATAAGGCTCTTATCTGTTTGTATATGATGGGAGGAAATGATCATTACAATACTTTCCTCGCAACCGATCGCACATCATGGACCGAATATGAACGACTGCGCGATACGAATGACGCACAATCGATTGCCTTGCCCAAGGACGGCTCATTTGGAGGTGTTCTGCCTGTAGGGACAGCTACAGTGCAGCCAGGCCGGACCTTTGCATTCCATCCTCAATTGGCGGGTCTACGGCAGCTGTACAATTCAGGTCGCGCCGCAGTGGTGTCCAATGTCGGTACGCTGGTCCAGCCGACAACCAGGGAGCAGTACCTGGCGAACAGCGTCCCATTGCCACCAAAGCTCTTTTCCCACAATGACCAGCAGGCTGTGTGGCTGTCGGACCGGGCCGAGGGCAGCACGGTCGGATGGGGTGGCCGGATGGCCGACCTGATCAATTCGGCCAACGGCAATTCCTCGTTCACCTGCATTTCCGCCGCAGGCAATACCGTGTTCCTGAGCGGACGCCAAATGCAGCAATTCCAGATCGCACCAGCAGGCGCGGTACCGATCGAAGGCATCAGCGGACGCGTCCTTGGTGCGAACTTCCAGTTGCGTTCTTTAATTGCGGGTTCGCATACAAACAAATTGGAAGCCGCCCATGCTTCAGTGGTCAGTCGATCCATCGATCTCCAGGCGCAACTGGCCAGCGCAATGGTGGCTGCAGGTCCGGGCGGGGTGCCTAATCCAAAGGGCTACGTCAACCCGATGACGGGTACTGCGGCGGTCAATCCGCTTGCATCGCAGTTGCAGATCGTTGCGCGAATGATCGCTGCACGCGAAGCGCTCGGGATGAAGCGGCAAGTGTTCTTTGTCAGCATGGGAGGTTTTGATACCCATGACGGTCAGAGCAGGCGGCATGCCGCCCTGATGGCCCGGCTTGATCATGCATTGTCGTACTTCGATACCACGATGGCGAATCTGATGGGTGCAAACGTACGGCAGCAGGTGACGCTTTTCACTGCTTCAGACTTCGGCCGTACACTGACCAGCAATGGCGATGGCACCGATCATGGTTGGGGCTCCCACCACTTCGTCGCGGGTGGGGCTGTCCGCGGCAGCGATATCTACGGAGATTTTCCAACGATAGGTCTGGGGCATGCAAACGACATCGGCCAGGGTGCCTTGCTGCCGTCTGTGGCGGTTGACCAGTATGGCGCCACACTGGGTCGGTGGCTCGGCTTGTCGGATAGCGAACTGATCGATGTATTCCCCAGTCTGGTGAACTTCAGCCAACGCGACCTGGGATTCATGCGATGA